The Carnobacterium divergens nucleotide sequence ATTATTTTTTCACCCCATCCCAAAGCGTTAAAGTCTATTTTAATGACAGCAGAAATTATTGATAAAGCAGCCATTGAAGCTGGTGCACCAGCAGGTTTGGTTCAAGTCATTACACAGCCAACACTGGTTGCAACAGAAGACTTAATGAAACATAAAAATGTAGCCTTAATTTTAGCAACAGGTGGAAAAGCAATGGTAACAGCAGCCTATAGTTCAGGGACTCCCGCAATTGGTGTAGGACCAGGAAATGTCCCAGCATTTATTGAAGCGTCAGCAAATATTGAAGAGGCCATTGAGGCGATTGTTAGCAGTAAATCATTTGATAACGGTGTTATCTGCGCATCAGAACAGGCTATTGTTGTTGAAGAATCTATAAAAGCAGAAGTTGTAGCAAAACTAAAAGAAAAACAGGTTTACTTTATGAATGTAGAAGAATCTGAAAAGGTAAGTAAGTTTATTTTACGAGAAACAGGTGCTTTAAATCCTGAGATAGTTGGGAAAAGTGCAGAAGCAGTGGCGGATTTAATAGGAATTTCAGTACCTGCTGGAACAAAAATTTTAATTTCAGAACAAACAGAAATTGGCAAACACAATCCTTATTCAAGAGAGAAATTAACCCCTATTTTAGGACTTTACACAGTTTCTTCATTTGAAACTGGCTTAGCTACGTGTAAGGCTCTACTAGAAAACGAGGGGATGGGTCATACAGCTGTAATTCATACAACAAATGAATGGAAAGCGGAACAGTATGGATTAAAAATGCAAGCAGCGCGGATATTAGTGAATACACTAGGAGCATTAGGTGCAATAGGCGCAACAACGAACCTAGCACCGTCAATGACTTTAGGATGTGGAGCAATGGGTGGGAGTAGTACCACAGACAATGTCACAGCGCATCACTTATTAAATATAAAACGTATTGCATATGGGGTAGAATAAGCTAAAATAAAAAGAATAGAAACTTATTAAAGTAAGTTTCTATTTTTTTTTTTTTGAAAAAGAAAAACACCTAAATTTTGTAAATTATGATAAACTAGACAAAAAGCACTCTCGCATTTAGTGATAAATAAGATTAGGAGGTTTTGACGATCTATTATCTGCAAAAAGATCCTAAAATAAATAAAATTAAGATAACTGCAATCATTGGCGTCATTTTATTAGTTAGTATGGCGATTAGTTTATTTGTTGCTAAAGAATCTAATTGGTCCCTTTTCAAAGAAGACACTAAGTCCTTTCCAGTTAAAGGGGTTCAAGTGTCACAAGAGGATGGCTACATAGACTGGCAAGGAATTGAAAGCAATCAAGTGTCATTTGCGTATATTAAAGCCACAGAGGGCAGCAATTACACAGATGACCAGTTTGCAATTAATTGGGAAAGAATCCAAGGAACATCACTAAGAAGAGGTGCCAGTCACTATTTTAGTTTTGATAGCCCCGGAGCAACACAAGGGATCCATTTTAACCAAGTTGTTTCCACTCAAAAAGACGACTTACCTCCAGTTGTGATAGTTGAATTGTACGATCAATACAAACAAAACCCACCTAAAAAAGAAAGTGTTGTTAAGGAATTAAAAGATTTTATTCAAGTTGTTATGGATGAAAAAGGACAGAACTTAATTTTATGTGTGGATGCTAATGTCTATCAAAAATTTATAAAAAATGAATTTGTAAAATCTGATATTTGGTTCGTTGATACAAAAAATAAACCAAGTAAAGAAGAGAAGATTCCTTGGAAATTCTGGGAGTACACAGAAGAAGGCGAATTATCAAAGGGAAACATTAAACAACAAAGTTTAGATTTTGTAGTATTTAATGGAAATAAATCCCAGTTTGAAAAATTTGGGCAATAGAAAAAGAAAGTGTTTGGGGGAATTTTTATGAGTTATGTGATTGGGAGTATTGTTATTTTGATAGGAGTAGGGCTTTATTTATATAGTCAAAATCATTGGATTAAAACGACACAGTACAATATTGCAATCCCTTACCTCGCAACAAGTCTTAAAAAAACAAAGATTGTTCATTTATCGGATCTACACATTCCAAGGCACAATGTTTCTTTGGATAAATTGGTTGCAAAAGTAAGAGAAGCCAACCCAGCCTTAATTCTTTTAACGGGTGATTTAGTAGACATTCGAGTAGAAGAGTTTCCAAAATTGGAATTATCTCGAATAGCAAGCGAATTAGTAGCCATTGCACCAACCTATGCTGTCACTGGAAATCATGATGTATCAAGTGGACACTTACAAGAATGGGAAGACATTCTAAGTTCACAAGGAGTTCGAGTTCTAATTGATGAAGCCGAATGGCTGCAAATTGGCAAAGCAGGTCTTGTGATAATGGGCTTATCTGAAAAAGAGAATTTTAAGTTACAATCAACGCCTATTTTAAGTGGAATTGAATTAAGCGAAGGAATGCTAGAACAACCTAAAATTTTATTAGCCCATCATCCAGAATTTTTTGAAAGCTATCATTTAGATCAAGTGAAATCTCCAGATATTACCTTTAGCGGACA carries:
- a CDS encoding metallophosphoesterase yields the protein MSYVIGSIVILIGVGLYLYSQNHWIKTTQYNIAIPYLATSLKKTKIVHLSDLHIPRHNVSLDKLVAKVREANPALILLTGDLVDIRVEEFPKLELSRIASELVAIAPTYAVTGNHDVSSGHLQEWEDILSSQGVRVLIDEAEWLQIGKAGLVIMGLSEKENFKLQSTPILSGIELSEGMLEQPKILLAHHPEFFESYHLDQVKSPDITFSGHAHGGQIRVPFIGGLYAPGQGKYPNFTEGIHYHPQLKSKRLVISRGIGNSTFPFRVNNRPELVIVTLN
- a CDS encoding glycoside hydrolase family 25 protein, whose protein sequence is MTIYYLQKDPKINKIKITAIIGVILLVSMAISLFVAKESNWSLFKEDTKSFPVKGVQVSQEDGYIDWQGIESNQVSFAYIKATEGSNYTDDQFAINWERIQGTSLRRGASHYFSFDSPGATQGIHFNQVVSTQKDDLPPVVIVELYDQYKQNPPKKESVVKELKDFIQVVMDEKGQNLILCVDANVYQKFIKNEFVKSDIWFVDTKNKPSKEEKIPWKFWEYTEEGELSKGNIKQQSLDFVVFNGNKSQFEKFGQ
- a CDS encoding acetaldehyde dehydrogenase (acetylating); this encodes MTNNQSFSEVEELVANAKIAQEKFADYTQEQVDKIIESIYQNTLKNAEKLAISANEETGFGNVPDKIIKNTFASEQVYNSIKDLSTVGIINRREEDKIIEIGIPLGIVAGLIPSTNPTSTVIFKAMIALKTRNAIIFSPHPKALKSILMTAEIIDKAAIEAGAPAGLVQVITQPTLVATEDLMKHKNVALILATGGKAMVTAAYSSGTPAIGVGPGNVPAFIEASANIEEAIEAIVSSKSFDNGVICASEQAIVVEESIKAEVVAKLKEKQVYFMNVEESEKVSKFILRETGALNPEIVGKSAEAVADLIGISVPAGTKILISEQTEIGKHNPYSREKLTPILGLYTVSSFETGLATCKALLENEGMGHTAVIHTTNEWKAEQYGLKMQAARILVNTLGALGAIGATTNLAPSMTLGCGAMGGSSTTDNVTAHHLLNIKRIAYGVE